One Citrus sinensis cultivar Valencia sweet orange chromosome 5, DVS_A1.0, whole genome shotgun sequence genomic window, aATACATCACAACAGGTTAATTGTAATTATGGATGAGCTAATTAAAAGGGACCATTatgtatttataatattgGTAAGTAAAATAGACTTTCTTATGACTTGACCATGTGCATTTAACAAATTGACATTATATTTCTGAATGTATATATTCCTTTTGTACAGTTGTGGCTTTGAAACTCTTACTGTTGTATTGCAATAGATCGTTTGCATATCGATTctgtgtttgaattttatttatttatttgtaattgttaGGGCTGTTTAtcgtttttttttcattatgtttttgtttgttttaacgaactctttatatgcatttcattattttaaaaaataaaaataaaataaaacagtcTGTTGCGTAAACCCAAACGATCTTtgcatatatattattatttagtatttgcgtttaaaaaaaattggctaaGTACAACTGTCGCAATCTACTCATCATTAATTCTTTGATTACAGttggaattaatttaatttctattatatttttctatggTTTGATATTGATGTTttcaattgtgaaattatCTTATGATGTAGTTTCATACATAATAAAAAGTCCAAAAGCTTAATAATGATCATTAAAAAGACAAGTCGGATAAGTAATTAGAAgctaataattcaattaacacCAATCAATTGATTATACTTTGTTTTGAGAAAATGACTTGGGGCCTAACTTCAGGCAGTGGGTCAGGTTGGTGACAACTACACGGGCATGACAAGATTGAGTTTGTTTAGATGTTAGTCAAATTTATGCTGGAGATTGAAAGTAATGTTATTGTCCTTTTTATATGTAAAACGGTATTACAAATAATTGTCAGATTAAAGGCCCGtttgagattatttttataagactCAAGAGTGATTTTGAAATATCAAATGgtaattttagtgtttgataaatttctttataaatCACTTTTCACAAAACCACTCcattaaattctaaaaagtAAGGAGTGAGTAACTTTTTAAagtatgattttaaaaaactattaaattattaaactacCCCTAATTCTTTGATTAGTGGGTAATTTAGTTGATCCAAATTATATAGTTTGCTTGCTATTTCAATTGTACGACTTTGATGCTCTTTAGTCCCATTATTCTCTTGCTTTTCTAGTGATAGCACTGTCGTCTGTCGGTCGGTTCGAGTactggttttttttttggttgcaaTTGCACCATTTGTAATAATCTCAAACGGATGTTCAATGGAGAAATTGAGAGTATCCAACGGGTTCGTTGTCATTTTGTTCAGAAAATATTTACGCAATGACATGATTAGGAACATCATAACTCCTTTTCGTTCATATGCTCacacattataaaataaaataaaaaaaaatttgaccaTATATAACGGGCAGACCGTgaatctaaaatatttatagctTTTCTTTGAATAATGGCAAGTTACGATACTatagattaattatattataacataGTCTATATATTAATCATCACTAgtattatgatatttaatttttgtagtctacttatattttatagGATAAATGTATGCTCctactcaattatttaattgaaaccTAAATGATTGTATAAGAAACTCAGacctaatttaatattaagatttttttatgagaaaaaaattataattataaaataaatattaattgtgtgagtaaatatgacttttaaattataagtttgatgaaaaaataataaaatattatagatttttttatcacaTCAGTGGTAGATCAAAATACGTTAGTTTTTAAAGTATGATAACTaatgtttattaaatactttacagtgaattaatttttatgaagtcgaaataaattaaaattaagttgaggaatgaaaaataaaataaattatttactcgAGAACAAGAAGATACCATCTGTAAACACATGAGAAAAACAACTCATGCATGCAGATGCAGGTTACCAAAGCCCACTCACgggattttataaataaaagtggtTCGCTTTGCCTTTATTCATTTACGACAACGATTGATGAGTACCTCGTTGTTAAATAATACACCCGAATTCAGGCGTGCACGTACAGTGACCAAGTGCTCAAAACTTGAGTTTCCGAAAATAACCCTATCCGTTTTGCAAAACGCCCTGGTCTCCGTTCCGGGATACAAAAGGTATTCTGGAGCTTCTGTTGTCTAAACTGGTCAGATAAATGTAATGATACTTTTCGCTAGCATCGCtgttttattgcatttttgtttgggGGTGTTTTAATGATGATTTGTCGTGATTGGGCAGGTAAACGCTGCACAGcgttcatttttctctttcctttttcttttcttcgaCTCTCTGCCGACGCTGTCAGCTTCGACAATTGGGGCCCGGGCATCCGGTTTTAATGAAACGTGGTGGTTTCCTTTTGACACGTGTAAGTAAATTGCAGGTGGATCCCACTTGATAAATAGGCTATCGCCACACAAAAACGTGTGGAGCGTAGGGACCACGTGTCTCTTTTAagtatgtattttttaatttttcttttccttggATGCTACTCTTTCTTCTGCTCCACTATTAAGGATCTGGCCCTCTTACATCATGGGCCGTATTTCAGACGCGCTTCAATGTCTGTGATTATGCACGTGCGAGTCTTTCTGGTGGGGACCATACGCTGCGTCTTGGGTCTCACACGTCGCACCTAATCTATCTCCTTTCTCCTCTGCCTGGTTCTCAGTTCTCAGTTCTCAGTTCTCAGTTCTCACTCTATTGACGGTGCTTTACAAACCATGTTTGCTCTTTAATTAACACGaaagattacaataaaaaaaaaaattccaattaGCGTGTGATTAGTTTATTAACGTTTGTATCATATAAAATTCGAGTAAAACAAAGTTCGGTTCATTTCATTATCAttagttttttgtttattgaacTATACGTACTTGTTTGATTAAGTATAGTTTCATTAGGAATTAGTATTATTAGACATTTTCAATGGTACGTATATGAAGATTCTCAAGATAATATCattgtctatatatatatatatatatatatatatatatatatatatatatatttatttatttatttatttattgggttatttttatttgggaTAAAACATCATTGTCTATgctacaataaaataaagaaattagttttaaaaCCGGAATATTACGTCACCCGTTGGTGTATACATTAAGAGGGCTGGGGCTGTACACGCGCCCCCATGGATTGATGGGACTCGCAAATATTCATGCAGTTATTTTCCGGGGTGACCAAGCATGCTGACATGTCGTCGTGTGGTTGGCTACTGGACAAATGTAGAATAGTTGCTTGATTTACTCATCCCACGTCACACATTCCTCTTCTTTGAAGCCAAGAATCAACATTCAACAGGATGAAAGCAAATCACGGCCGTCCAAAGTTATTTTAATCAGGAAAAGAACGAAGAAGGTTACAATGGGAAAAGTAACCATGTGTTTTCTGGCTGCAGGCTTTGCAGCTGTTTATAGTCAGAAACAAAGGTCAGTCAGATCCAAAAAATAAGTTTGACTTTAGAAACAACCTAGGAAATGTAATAGTACCCATACATTAGCTTCACCTCCGTTCCTGTGTCCATTTCACATTCAATTTCgtctatatattttaaaaatttgaaaagatttttttttgaaagaaagaaaaactcacCAGTAGTTCCGTCACTTCATTCTTCATACATtctatacaattaaaaaagggAATTACTACGGTACAGCGACTAAGGTCACACcctctcaaattttatttcaaacccTCAATCAAATTATGACACATGAAAATTTGTTGGTCAATTAGGAGAAAAAATTTAGGTCATAACGAAAAATAAGGATACTATGCATACAACAATTTTACTAGATATGCTTAAAAGGGAATTATTATGTCAAAAGATTTGATGGCGTGACTTTAGATATAGCAAATTCTGCCTGCGTCCTTTTTTATGCTTTGAAGAGAAACATGACCATATTTTTGCTACGCCCACCACGAAGGCTTCCTGTTGTTTTCATTTCCGATGACTTTGCTTTAGAATCCAAAGCAGATTGTTTTGCTTATTGGAGGAAAAATCAAACTTCAATACATTTGGAGAGGTAGAAAGAGATACTTATTAGCTTTGTAGAAAACGACATATACAGATGCCTAGCTTCTTATTAGATACTCACAATCTACCATCAAATCTCATTGCtccaaaactaataaaattttccgtattacttttttattttttcatttccttttGAAAGCCATTATTAGCTTATAAAAATCGTCATGAGTGTCAAGACAAAAGCGTACAAAATGTAGGGGTTTGTAAATGAGGACCACAAAGACTCAGCCCATGACATGCAACACAATCGGTCAGGGAACAGTAAAAATTGTTAGATTTTGAAGAGAGACTCTTTTACTGGACTCTGTTACAATCTTTTTACTTACTCCACTCTAATTGAGTCACATGTCTGGTTGCTAGACTGTGAACTCCCCAATAAcctttttattgaaaaagctGATTATGAACCCTGAAATTTCCTCTTATTAAGTGGAATTGTCAGTcgaatgatttaattatttttatttattcttttgttgGGGAAGATGATGACTTCATACAATATTTAGCAACTGACATATAACCCacaagataaaatataatatgttttGCTTATGCTTTAAGTTGTAATTCCAAGTTGattattgattataatatGTATTTGGTTTATTGGGAGAATTGTGAGAGTATGTGTTTAAAttctcataaaattaattaattataggagtttaattttttttttttccataaactAGTCTCAACAATCTTATGTAATACGAGTTATAATCTGATTACTCTCAGTGATgatgtgggggggggggggggtaagGAAGCTAATGGTACACATATTCTCAAAATGACAATAATCTCGTCGTTTATCTGCAGTTGTCATAAAACcattcacacacacacacaacatCCTCATGCATAAACgtatatagaaaaaaaaaataaaaaattagatgcaAGAATTTTAGTGgactaattaataaaacatcaTCAAAAGTATTGTTATATGTTATTAATCAAACCGTAGTGTATAAATGTACACGTACTTGTCGACGTAAAATGTTTGTTCCATATAATATTCTCTCATTTGTAACCATTTACGTAGACATCATGTTTGCTACCATTGCCAAATGTTCATCAATTTAAATACATACCTTCTGTATTGTCACAAGACATGTAAAGTAAAGTGAGAGGCTGTATTCTCGATTTTACGATAGTTCATACAGATTTGGTAACTCATGGTCATGTAGAGATAAATCTTGTCTAGCCTAAAGCAAGGGCTAGCTAGTGCCAtcattttgtcaaatttagaTCTCGTTAGTTAGATCGACATCCTTTGTCAGTCGGGACAGATCAAATCAAACGCAGCACAGCACAACAGAACAAATTCTTAGGTTGATCCCATAATCTCTCCGTTGagacaaaagaagaaaaaaatatatcaaatattGCCTGACGAACGGCCTAGATTTGATGATCCATGAACTCCGATGCAGCGTCATGACATGTTACCGCCACTGCACTAGCACTCGAATATTCATGAGCTGTAGCGGGTAGTGACGGTGGTCCAAAGTCGTAACATACAAACTATAACAGAACTTTCCGAAAATCGAATACAGCTCAGCCAAGCTTCTGGCTCAAGAGTGGGGGCGTCTTTGGCCATTCCTTGATTTCACGGGGACAAATCCGTCAAACGATTGTCATTCTCAATCAGACTGAATTTAAGAAGTAATAACCCCTCACGTATTcagatattataatatttattattaacacagaagaagaaacaacagaaaaaaaaaaaaaaagagagagtattatttccatttattttttcaagcctttcggaaaagaaaaatgataatatttaaaagGTGATGGGTTTAGGAGCCTTTGTTTTGCAACGTCTTGCCTTTCAAGTGACACCTAAGTCCACAACCACCACCGCCTCCTCCGCCGGAACAACCACCTCATCCTCATTAGTTTCTCAATAACTAGGACTGCAAGAGAACGGCGCCTTTCAGATGCTTAACAACAGATCTTCATATCATAGCTGAATCactaacaaaaacaaaattggtCACTGTAATAACTGAGTTTTACTCCAGTTCCGTACGCTTTTATATCCCTTCAGGAAGCTACATTACTCCTGGTAGGTGTGTTATCAACCAGAATCGTCTTCACAAATTATTGTTCAATTTACTTTGTAtgtttgtcattttgttttacCATTTTGAGTTCATGTTGTGTTTTCATTTTGCTACTTCTTGAAAACAGTCTGTggctttattttaaaatcaaccaAACTCTGAATGCTTTTGTTTcttatctttcttttgtttttttgtcggTGTGGTTTGTATCTGTTCTTTAAGAGCTTCCGTTTCAAGGTTCCCTTCTGTTTGTTTCTGGTTTTGATTTACAGTTTCAGCACTTAACATTGTGggaatcttttgtttttaatcctGATTTTGGAATTTTCGACGTTTTCTCTAGGTCTTTTATTTATTCCCATTGTTACTCTGTCACTGTCATTTTAATCtgaattcttcttcttcttcttcttctttcttattttttccttcTACAAtcctcttcttcttattattatagCTTATAGTTTTTCCGATTAATTTGGATCtcatttgatttatattaaaaataaattgattaatatttaagattttttatttttattttttttggtagtTTCTTCTCTCATTCGATGTAAAATTGTATAATATCTTAAGCGACCGATATATATTCAGATCTTAAGTGTTGATACCACGCAATTGATATACTTCTATTGGACGCTTGAAACAGTAATGTTCTGGACGTTTTGGTTTTAAAGGCTTCAGATTTTGATAGCTGACTAACAATGTATGATTGATGTAGGACAAAAATTGGGGAGTCTTATTTcagttcaataataattttattaacaaattttttgtttggattactgtcatcattttaatttcacatGCTAGGCAAGTACTTagttattttcctttttattgttTCGATTTAATTCTTTCTTAGTGAATTAAGTAATGCACTATTATGCACTCTCTTTTTTGTgtacttcttttttaattttaagtactGCAAACGTTACAGTTTAAGATGGACCGCCGGAGTTGGCCCTGgaagaaaaaatcatcatctgaaaaagcTGAGAAGGCAGCTGCTGCTGCATTGGACTCTGTTCTGGCTGCTTCAGCTTCTGCTGGATCCCAAGGCGAGCAGGTGTGGCCATTGATATCAGTCACTCAGTTTTACAACAATAATTGCTAAATctgcaaataaaattttgaccaTCTGTATGCTTATGAATTATACTCATTCTTTCATGATTATTGAACTTGGGGCTCTCTTACCAACATATGACTATTTGAACCTTCAAGAGTCCTTTATTGTATCGATATGTTTTGTAAGAGTTATCATTTTGGTTAATCAAACTGATTTCcttaattgtattaaaatgaaataccATGCAGCTTGATGTTAATGGGTGAAATAGTGAATGCAGAATTAGGATGGTAAAACTGAAcaaggaaaaaagaataacaagtttcattttttttattggttaagccttttatttaatcaacagacttatttttttaaaaaggccATTTAGCTCATCACGGCAGTCTTTGTTAGCACAGGAAGCCCTGGCAATTGGTTTCTGTCCGTATATGAGGTTAATTTTCcttcttatttttgttgattctCATTTATAATGACAGGACAATtacaaaaaaccaaaatatgtTCAAATTTCTGTGGAATCATATTCACATCTGACTGGTCTGGAGAATCAAGTAAAGACAAATGAGGAACAAGTTCAGACAATGGAGGAACAGATTAAAGAATTGAATGAGAAGCTGTCAGCAGCAAATTCAGAGATCTCTGCTAAGGAGGATCTGGTGAAACAACATACCAAGGTTGCTGAAGAAGCTGTCTCAGGTATGCTGCTGAGCCATTCTTACTACAAGTGAAAAGTCATCCCTGCTAAAAATTAAGATGGTCTTTAAGATTACAGGTTTTTCAATTCCTCTTGTACACACTTTCTGAAATGAAACCTTCTTTCTCCTGCAGGATGGGAAAAGGCAGAAGCAGAAGCTTTGgcattgaaaaatcatttagaATCTGTAACACTTTCAAAGCTCACTGCTGAAGATCGAGCAGCACATTTGGATGGTGCTCTTAAAGAGTGCATGCGGCAGATACGGAACCTGAAGGAAGAACATGAGCAGAAATTGCAAGATTTTGTTCTTACCAAAACTAAACAATGGGACAAAATTAGGCTTGAGTTTGAAGCGAAGATAGCAAACTTTGAGCAAGAACTCCTCAGGTCTGCAGCTGAAAATGCCACGCTTTCAAGGTCTTTGCAAGAACGTTCTAATATGCTAATCAAGATAAGTGAAGAAAAATCACAAGCCGAAGCCGAAATTGAACTTCTGAAGGGCAATATTGAACAATGTGAAAGGGAAATCAATTCAGCAAAATATGAGCTGCACATTGTTTCCAAAGAGCTAGAAATTCgtaatgaagaaaagaatatgAGCATGAGGTCtgcagaagcagccaacaagcAACATATGGAGGGTGTCAAGAAGATAGCTAAACTAGAAGCAGAGTGCCAAAGATTACGCGGTCTTGTGCGGAAGAAGTTGCCGGGTCCTGCTGCTCTGGCACAGATGAAGATGGAGGTAGAAAGTTTAGGCAGAGACTATGGAGATTCCAGACTAAAGAGGTCTCCTGTTAAACCAACTAGTCCACACTTATCCCCAGTGTCAGAGTTTTCACTTGACAATGTACAGAAATTCCAAAAGGAGAATGAGTTTCTCACAGAGCGGTTATTGGCAatggaagaagaaacaaaaatgctgAAAGAAGCTTTGGCAAAGCGTAACAGTGAATTGCAGGCTTCAAGGAATCTGTGTGCTAAGACAGCGAGCAAGCTGCAAAGTTTGGAAGCACAAATGCAGACCAGCACTCAACAGAAAAGTCCAACAAAGTCTGTGGTTCAGATTGCTGCTGAAGGTTACACAAGTCAAAATGCTAGCAATCCCCCTAGCTTGACCTCAATGTCTGAAGATGACAATGATGACAAGGTAAGCTGTGCTGACTCTTGGGCAACGGCATTGATATCTGAGCTCTCCCAGATCAAGAAGGAAAAGAATGTTGAGAAGTCAAACAAAGCTGAAACCCCAAAGCATTTGGAGCTTATGGATGACTTTCTGGAGATGGAGAAGCTGGCTTGTTTGTCAAatgattcaaattcaaatggtACCATCACTGCATCTAATGGTCCAAACAACAAGACGTCTGACATTGTGAACCATGATGCTTCTGGAGCAGTCACTTCTGGTGAAGATCTGCTGTCTGAACAGCAGCGAGACATGAATCCATCAGTAGATAAGTTATCTTCTAATACGCAATCGTCTACTGTCAATCCTGAAGCTGATGCAGGCCAACCTCAACTAATGAAGCTTCGATCAAGAATCTCTATGCTTCTCGAGACCATCTCCAAAGATGCTGATATGGGAAAAATAGTGGAGGATATTAAACGTGTTGTGGAGGATGAACATGTTACTCTGCATCAGCACTCTGCAAATTGTATATCTGATGAAGTTAAATGTTCTGATGTCTCATGCAGTGCAGAGGCTTATCCTGGAGATGCCAGTTTAAATACAGAGAGGAAAATTGATTTGACTGTACAGGTTATAAGCCAAGAATTGGTGGCTGCCATTACTCAAATTCATGACTTTGTATTATTCCTGGGTAAAGAGGCAAGGGCAGTGCATGACACAACCAATGAAAATGGATTCAGCCAAAAGATTGAGGAGTTCTATGTCTCCTTTAACAAGGTTATAGACAGCAACACATATTtggttgattttgtttttgccCTTTCCAATGTTTTAGCTAAAGCTAGTGAACTCAGAATAAATGTTATGGGTTACAAGGACACTGAAATTGAGCCAAATAGCCCTGATTGCATAGATAAGGTTGCTTTACCTGAGAATAAGGTTATAAAGAAAG contains:
- the LOC102621951 gene encoding filament-like plant protein 4 gives rise to the protein MDRRSWPWKKKSSSEKAEKAAAAALDSVLAASASAGSQGEQDNYKKPKYVQISVESYSHLTGLENQVKTNEEQVQTMEEQIKELNEKLSAANSEISAKEDLVKQHTKVAEEAVSGWEKAEAEALALKNHLESVTLSKLTAEDRAAHLDGALKECMRQIRNLKEEHEQKLQDFVLTKTKQWDKIRLEFEAKIANFEQELLRSAAENATLSRSLQERSNMLIKISEEKSQAEAEIELLKGNIEQCEREINSAKYELHIVSKELEIRNEEKNMSMRSAEAANKQHMEGVKKIAKLEAECQRLRGLVRKKLPGPAALAQMKMEVESLGRDYGDSRLKRSPVKPTSPHLSPVSEFSLDNVQKFQKENEFLTERLLAMEEETKMLKEALAKRNSELQASRNLCAKTASKLQSLEAQMQTSTQQKSPTKSVVQIAAEGYTSQNASNPPSLTSMSEDDNDDKVSCADSWATALISELSQIKKEKNVEKSNKAETPKHLELMDDFLEMEKLACLSNDSNSNGTITASNGPNNKTSDIVNHDASGAVTSGEDLLSEQQRDMNPSVDKLSSNTQSSTVNPEADAGQPQLMKLRSRISMLLETISKDADMGKIVEDIKRVVEDEHVTLHQHSANCISDEVKCSDVSCSAEAYPGDASLNTERKIDLTVQVISQELVAAITQIHDFVLFLGKEARAVHDTTNENGFSQKIEEFYVSFNKVIDSNTYLVDFVFALSNVLAKASELRINVMGYKDTEIEPNSPDCIDKVALPENKVIKKDTSGERYPNGCAHISNPTSDPEVPDDGSIVAAYESETTACKFTLEEFEELKLEKDNLATDLARCTENLEMTKSQLYETEQLLAEVKAQLASAQKSNSLAETQLKCMAESYRSLETHAQELEAEVNLLRAKIESLENELQDEKMSHHNAMAKCKELEEQLQRNENCAVCSSEADENKIKQDRDLAAAAERLAECQETILLLGKQLKSLRPQSEVIGSPYSERSQKGEFLPGEPATASLQEFDHAEMDSVTSANAQPHRVGAESPLDLYTSPCSPSENEASINKSPINSKHPKHRPTKSTSSSSTSAPTPEKSSRGFSRFFSSKGRNGH